CTTCGCCCCGCAGCGGGCCACGGACATGATCGCCAAGAAGATGGCGAGCCTGCTGGGCTGATGCCGGAGCGTGCGGCGGGCTGGGAGAACGGGCCGTTCGAGCCGGTCTCGGCGTGCGGGCGCGTGCTCGTGGCCCGCTGCGAGCCCGAGGGCGTGAACGTCGGGCTCGTGGTGGGCCGGGAGCGGGCGCTGCTCGTGGACGTCGGCACGTTCCCGGCGCAGGGGGCGGCGCTGCGCGCGGCGGCCGACGACGTCGCGGGGCGGCTGACCGGGGTACGCGTGGGCGTCGCGGTGCTCACCCACGACCACTACGACCACTGGTTCGGCCTCGCCGGCCTGCCCGACCTCGAGGCGTGGGCGCACGCCGGGCTGGGGGAGCCCGCCGGGTCCTCGGCGGACTGGCTGCCCCGGGTGGGGCTCGCCGCGGCGCCGCGGCCGTCCCGGCGGATCGACGACGGCGGGCGGCAGGTCCTCGACCTCGGCGGGCTGAGCGCGGTGGTGGAGCACCACGGCCGCGCCCACACGCGCACGGACCTCACGGTGCTCGTGCCCGAGGCCGGCGTGCTCTTCGCCGGGGACCTCGTGGAGGAGTCCGGGCCGCCGCAGCACGGCCCGGAGTCGGACCTGGCGAGGTGGCCGGGCGTGCTCGACGCGGTGCTTCAGCGCCTCGAGACCCCGGCCGCGCCCTCTTCACAGAACGAACCCTGCGGTATGGCCCCTACGACCGGGGAGATAGGGGCCATACCGCAGGGTTCGTTCCACGGTGAGGTGCGGGTGGTGCCGGGGCACGGCGCCGTGGTGGACGCCGCGTTCGTGCGGGCGCAGCGGGAGGCGCTGGCCGCCGCGCCGCCCGGGTGAGGCCCCGCCGCCTCAGCGGCCGGCCGGGAGGGCCCGGGCGCCCAGGGCGCGCCGCGCCGACCGCATCGCCCACGCGTGGCTGAGCCGCATCGCGGCGCGCGCCCCGGGCAGCCGTGCCGCCGCGCGCAGCCGGCCCGCGCCGAGCACCACCTCCTGCTCCCACGCCACCGTGCAGCCGCCCGTGCCTCCCGCCGGTCCGTCGTCGTCGTGGACCGTCACCCGCACGGTGCCCCTCAGGTCCCCGTCCAGGCGGGCGACCAGGCGCCCGCGCTCGCGGTCGTCCAGCTCCCGGGCCATGACGAGGCGCACCGGGATGAGCCCGCGCAGCAGCACCGCGACGCGCGGGGCGCCGTCGTGGCCGGCCCCGTCGATCCGGCGGGCGCGGGAGACGCTCGGCCACCACGTCGGATAGCCCAGCGGGTCGGCCAGGAGGGCGGCCACCTCGGCCGCGGGCCGCGGCACGGCCCAGCGATGCGTGAACCGGAAGGGCCGGCGGGCGGAGGCGGGCATGCGCCCAGTGTGTCCGGGCCCGGGGGTGCGCGGCGAGGCCGGGACGACGCCCACACGACGACGCCGGCCTCCCGCCGTGGAGGCGAGGGCCGGCGTCGGGAGGCCGCGCGGGGCGCGGGATCAGCCCTTGCTGTAGTCGAAGAAGCCCTTGCCGGACTTCCGGCCGAGCTCGCCGCGGGCCACCATGTCCCGCATGAGCTGCGGCGGGGCGAAGCGCTCACCCAGCTGGGACTCGAGGTACTCGGCGATGCCCAGGCGCACGTCCAGGCCCACGATGTCCGTCAGCGCGAGCGGGCCGACCGGGAACTTGTAGCCCAGCACCATGGCGGCGTCGATGTCCTCGGCGGAGGCCACGCCCTCCTCGACCATGCGGATGGCCTCGAGGGCGATCGCCACGCCCAGGCGGGAGGACGCGAAGCCGGGGGCGTCCTTCACGACGACCGGGGTCTTGCCCAGGCCGCGCACCCACTCGGTGGTGAGGGCCTTGAGCTCGTCGCCGGTCTGGGCGCCGATCACGACCTCCACGAGCTTCGACGCCGGCACCGGGTTGAAGTAGTGCAGGCCGCAGAAGCGCTCGGGGCGGCGAAGGTGCGTGGCGATCTCGTCCACGGACAGGGAGGAGGTGTTCGTGGCCAGCCACGCGTCCTCGCGCAGGTGGGACTCGACGTCGGTGAGGGCGTCGATCTTGACCTGCATGTCCTCGAAGACGGCCTCCACCACGAGGTCGCAGCGGGCGAAGTCGGCGCGGTCCACGGACACGGTCAGGCGCTCGGCCCACACGTCCAGGTCGCCGTCGAGCTTGCCGCGCTCGAGGGAGGCGGCGAGGTCGGACTCGATGCGCTCCTTCGCGGCCTCGGCGGACTGCGGGTCGCGCTCCACCACCACGACCTCGGACGAGCCGGAGGTCAGGAAGGCGTGGGCGATGCCGCCGCCCATGCGGCCGCCGCCGAGGACGCCGACGACGGCGGGCACGGAGGCGCGGGAGGTGTCAGGGGTCTCGGTCATGTCAGTCCTCACTTCTTCTTGCGGTCCAGGAACGCCTGCATGCGATCGAACTTGGCCTCGGACTCGAACAGGATGGCCTGCGCGATCTCGTCCACGTGGGGGTGGGCCTCGCGCGGCAGGTGGAACACGCGCTTGGACAGACGCACCGCCAGCGGGTCCTGCTTGGCGATGCGGTCCGCCAGGGCGTGCGCGGCCTCCTCGAGGGCATCCGGCTCGTGCAGCTCGGTGACGAGCTTGAGGTCGAGCGCCTCCTGGGCGTCCAGGATGCGGCCGGCCAGCAGCAGCTCCAGGGCCACCGGCTCACCCACCAGCTCCTTGAGGCGCCACTGGGCGCCCGCAGCGGCGGTGATGCCCAGGCCGGTCTCCGGCTGGCCCATCTTCAGCGCCGGGGTGGCGATGCGGAAGTCGGCCGCGTAGGCCAGTTCCGCGCCGCCGCCGAGGGCGAAGCCGTCGATCGCCGCGATCACGGGCATGGGCAGCCGGTGGATGCGATCGAAGACCTGCGAGTTCACGCCTCGCAGGGCGTCGTCGCGACGGCGCTCGCGCAGCTGTCCGATGTCTGCGCCGGAGGCGAAGATGCCGGAGAACGTCCCCGGCTCGCGCTTCGACTCCACCTGCGTGCCCGAGATGATCAGGATCTTCGGCTCGCGTTCGAGATGGGCGCAGAGTTCGTGGAACTCGTCGACCATGGTCTGGTCGATGGCGTTGCGCACGCCCGGGCGGTCCATGCGCGCGTGGACGCGGTCCTCACGCTCCTCGACGCGCAGTGCCGTGAAGTGGCTGAAGTCGGTCATCTGCTCAGACCTTCTCGACGAGCATCGCGGAGCCCTGGCCCACACCCACGCACATCGTGGCCAGGCCCCTGTCCGCGCCCTCGCGTTCCATCCGACCGAGCAGCGTGACCACGAGACGGGAGCCCGAGGAGCCCAGCGGATGGCCCAGGGCGATCGCGCCGCCGTCGGCGTTGACGATCTCCGGGTCCAGGCCGAGGCGGCGGATGGTGCCCAGCGACTGGGTGGCGAAGGCCTCGTTGAGCTCGACGGCGCCCAGATCCGCCACGGACCAGCCGGAGCGCTCGAGGGCCTTCTCGGTGGCCGGGACGGGGCCCAGTCCCATGATCTCGGGGGCCAGGCCCGCCGAGGTGGACTCCACGACGCGGGCGCGCGGGGTCAGGCCGTACTTCTGCGCGGCCCGCTCGGAGACGACGAGGATCGCCGAGGCGCCGTCGTTGAGGGAGGAGGAGTTGCCGGCGGTGACCACGCCGTCCTTCTTGATGATCGGGCGCAGGCCGGCGAGCACCTCGGGGGTGGAGCCGGGGCGGGGGCCCTCGTCCGTGTCCACGACCGTCTCGGCGCCCTTGCGGCCCTTGACGGTGACGGGGACGATCTCGTCCGCGAAGCGGCCGGCCTCGATGGCGGCCAGCGCACGCTCGTGCGAGCGGGCGGCGAAGGCGTCGGCGTCCTCGCGGGTGATGCCGTCCACCTCGCCGACCTCCTCGGCGGTCTCCGGCATGGAGAAGGTGAACTTCTCCCCGAACTCGCCGTCCGCGAAGCGCGGGTTCACGAAGCGCCAGCCGATCGCGGTGTCGAAGGCCGCGCCGGGCTTGGCGAACGCCGTGGTCGGCTTCTCCATCACCCAGGGGGCGCGGGACATCGATTCGACGCCTCCGGCCACGACGACGTCGGCCATTCCGGAGCGCACCATCGCGGTGGCGATGCCGATCGCGGACATGCCGGATGCGCAGAGGCGGTTCACGGTGATGCCCGGGACAGTGTCCGGGAAGCCGGCCAGCAGCCAGGCCATGCGGGCGACGTTGCGGTTCTCCTCGCCGGCGCCGTTGGCGTTGCCGAGGATGACATCGTCCACGACCGACGGGTCGATGCCGGCGTCCTCGATCACGGCCTTGATGGTCAGGGCGGCGAGGTCGTCGGGGCGGACGGACGAGAGCGCGCCGCCGTACCGGCCGACGGGGGTGCGCTTGCCGCTGACGAGCAGGGCCTGCGAGGGGGTGCTGGACATGGGTACTCCTTGGTTCGGCAGCGACGGACGACGGCGCGGCGAATTACCGACCGTGCGTTCAGGATTCAGTATCCCGGGCGGGTGTGACGCGGGTCAACCGATGGGCGGGGTGTGACGGGGCGGGGCGGATCGATCACCGGAGCTGGGCGGGGGCCGGATCCGGGGGACAGGGCTGGCGGGATGGGGTTCACTGGGATGAGGCGTGACGGCCGCCACATCCCCGGGCGGCCCGTCGACGCGTCCCTACCCCCACGGAAGGCCTCACCATGACCGAGAACACCGTCCTGACCTGCGCCGAGCTGCTCGCCGCCGTCTCCGCCCCCGAGGGCGCCGGCGTGGAGGTCCGCGACCCCGCCACCGGCGAGGTCGTCGGCCGCGCCCCGCAGAGCACCGCGGAGGACCTGGATGCCGCCGTCGAGCGCGCCCATGCCGCCCAGCGCGACTGGGCGAAGCTGTCCCACGAGGAGCGCTCGGCGCACCTGCACCGCGCCGCGGACGCGATCGAGGCCAACGCCGACGCCCTGGCCGAGCTGCTCTCCCGCGAGCAGGGCAAGCCGGTGAAGAACGGCCCCAACGCGATGTTCGAGGTCGGCGGGTGCGTCGCGTGGACGCGTTCGGCGGCGTCGTTCCCCATGGAGCCCGAGGTGGTGGCGGACGACGAGTCCGGCCGCTCCGAGGTGCACTGGGTGCCGCTGGGCGTCGTCGGCGGCATCGGCCCGTGGAACTGGCCGATGATGATCTCCGTCTGGCAGATCGCCCCGGCCCTGCGGATGGGCAACACCATCGTGCTCAAGCCCTCGGAGTACACGCCGCTGTCTGTGCTGGCACTGGCCCACGTGATGAACACGGCGCTCCCGGCGGACGTGCTGCAGGTGCTGCCGGGCGACGGTGCGCTCGGCCGCGCGTTCACCGCGCACCCGCGCATCGACAAGATCACCTTCACCGGCTCCACCGCCACGGGCAAGGCGATCATGAAGGGCGCCGCGGACGACCTCAAGCGCCTCACCCTCGAGCTCGGTGGCAACGATGCCGGCATCGTCCTGGACGACGCCGACCCGAAGGCGATCGCCGAGGGCCTGTTTTGGGGCGCGTTCATTAACACCGGCCAGACCTGCGCGGCCCTCAAGCGCCTCTACGTGCCGGACGCCCTGTACGACGCGGTGTGCGAGGAGCTCGTGGCCGTGGCGCGGCGGATGCCGATGGGCCCGGGCCTGGAGGAGGAGAACGTCCTCGGCCCGCTGCAGAACCGCGCGCAGTACGAGATCGTGGAGCGCCTCGTGCAGGCGGCGAAGGACGGCGGCGGGCGCGTGCTGCTCGGCGGGGACCCGGATCCGGAGCGCCCCGGGCTCTTCTACCCGACGACGATCGTCGCGGACCTCGACAACGACAACCCGCTCGTGGCCGAGGAGCAGTTCGGCCCGGCGCTGCCGATCGTCCGGTACACGGACCTCGAGCAGGCGATCGAGTGGGCCAACGGCCTCGACGTCGGCCTCGGCGCCTCCGTGTGGAGCGCGGATCCGCAGCGCGCCAAGGAGGTCGCGATGCGCCTCGAGGCCGGCTCGGTGTGGATCAACAAGCACGGCACCATCGACCCGCGCGTGCCGTTCGGCGGGGTCAAGCACTCCGGCATGGGCCGCGAGTTCGGCGTGCTGGGCCTGAAGGAGATGGCCGAGGCCAAGTCCATCAGCGTCTGACGGCGGGGGCGCACGCCCCGACCCGGCACGACGACGGCGCCGCACCCTTCGCGCGAAGGGTGCGGCGCCGTCGTCGAGCAGCCCGCGGCCGCTCAGTCCGCGCTCGGCCGCTCCAGCTCGAACACCTCACCGAGGCCGCCCCACTCCATGCGGCCGAGCCGGGAGACGGGCCCCAGGGCGTCCGGGTCCGGCAGGATGCGGCCGCGGGCGTCCGTGGTGAGCACGTCCGTGTCCACGCTGACGTGCACCACGCGGCCCATCAGCAGGAAGCTGTCGCCCACGGGGTGCACCTCGTGCAGCCGGCACTCGAGCGCGGCGGGGGAGGCCGCGACCCGCGGGGGCGCGACGACGACGCTCGGCTCCGGCGTCAGGGATGCGGCGGCGAACTCGTCCACCTCGGGGGCGAACGGGGCCGAGGTCCGGTTGGCGGCCTCGGCCAGCGCACGCGTCACGAGTGAGACCGTGAACTCGCCGGTGGCCTCGGCGTTGCGCAGGGTGTCCTTGCGGCCGGTGGAGCCGATCAGCACGATCGGCGGCTCGCTCGAGGCCACGGTGAAGAAGGAGTGCGGCGCCAGGTTGGGCACGCCGTCCGCGGAGAGGGTCCCCATCCAGGCGATCGGGCGGGGGATCAGCAGGGACTTCACCAGGAGGGTGGTCTCGCGGTCGCCCAGGGCGGCGGGGTCGAACTCGGTGCGTGCGCTCATGCCCCCAGTCTCCCAGCCCGCGCGCCCCGCGCCGGGCGTCGGGCGCGAGACCGACCCCCGCGGCGCGCCCGCGCCTGGCGCGGACCGGGGCGGGCCTCACATGACCTCGTAGCGGCTGCGCAGCATCAGGTAGACGCCGTAGAGCATCAGCCCGACCGCGAGCACCCCGAGGGCCGCCTCGCCGAAGGGCTGGGCCGCGAGCCCCTGGAGGGCACCGCCGAGGCCCGTGGAGTCCTCGGGGTCCGCGGTCGCCGTCGAGACGAGGAACAGCACGCCCAGCGTGAGCAGCACCAGGCCCTTGGTCGGGTAGCCCACGGTGCCGAGCGCCGTGACGGCGCGGTCCACGCGCGGGTCCGAGGCGCGCCGCAGGTCCTTGCGGAAGCGCCGCGTGACGCCCTTGACCACGTAGTACCCGGCCATGGCCACGAGCCCCGCGCCCGTCAGCAGCAGGACGACGACGTCGGCCGGGTGGCCCATCAGCCGCGCGGTGAGCGAGCTCGTGGAGCCGGCGGAGTCGGAGGTGCCGCCCAGCGCGTAGGTGCCGAAGACCACGGCGAGCGCCGCGAAGACCACGGCCTGCCCGGCGGCCTTGCCGCGGGCCTTCCAGCGGTCCGCGCGGTCGCCGTCGTCGGCGGGCCACACCGCCTGGCCGAGGTTCCACAGCGCGAGGGCGGCGCAGCCGACCAGGCACGCCCAGATCAGCGCGGTGCCCCCGGGCATGCCCGACAGCGTCTGCAGCGCGCCGGTGGTGTCCGTGCTCTCCTGCTCGTCCCCTGCGGCCACGCGCAGGGCCAGCAGGCCGATCAGCAGGTGCAGCACGCCGTTGGCCACGAAGCCCACGCGCGCGGCGCGCTCCAGCCAGGGGTGGTCGGCGGCCTCCTGGGCCGCCTCGGCGACGCCAGAGCCCGGGACGGCCCCTGCATCCGGCCCGGGGCACTTTCGCTCGGGACATCGTCGCTACCATCCCGATTTCCTGGGATGGTAGCGACGATTTCCCGCACGAAAGCAGGGTCCGGGTCCGGGGTGGGGGAGGGGGCGGGGGAGGAAGGCCGGGCACGACGACGGCGCCGCACCCTTCGCGTGAAGGATGCGGCGCCGTCGGGGTGCGGGGCGGGACCGGTCAGGCGACCGGCTCGCGGGTGCCGGTCTCGGCGACGACGACGCCCTCGTCGTGCAGGTTGCGGTCCTGGATGCCCTTGGGGACGAACAGGACGGCGATGAGGGAGACCGCGGAGATGATGATCATGTACCAGGCCACCGGGACCCAGCCGCCGTCGTTGAGCAGCAGGTCGGCGATCAGCGGGGCGAACGCGCCGCCGATGATGGCGCCGATGGCGTAGCCGATGGACACGCCGGAGAAGCGGACGCGGGCCGGGAACATCTCGGCGTACATGGCGGACTGCGGGCCGTAGGACGGGCCGAGGCCGATCGAGAGGATGAACAGGGCGGCCGCGAACATCGGCAGCGAGGCGGTGTTCATCATCTGGAACATCGGGAACGCCCAGGCGATGATGAGCGCGTAGCCCGCCACGAAGGCAGTCTTGCGGCCGATCTTGTCGGAGATCCAGCCGCCGAACAGGGTGAAGATGAACCAGCCGAAGCCGCCCACGAGCGCCGCGATCAGGGTGTCGTTCGGCGCCATGCCCAGGTTCTTCTGGCCGTACTTGGAGAACCAGGCGATCACCAGGTAGCCCACCGCGTTGTTGGCGGCGAAGATCAGGGCCGCGAGGACGACCTCCTTGGTGTGGTTGCGGAAGAGCTCGCCCAGCGGGGCGGACTCGTCCTTCTTCAGCTGCTGCATCTCCTTGAACACCGGGGACTCCTCCACGGCCTTGCGGATGATGTAGCCGATGAAGATGAGGATCACGGAGATCAGGAACGGGATGCGCCAGCCCCAGGCGAGGAACTGCTCGTTGGTCATGGAGGCGCGCACGGCGAAGAGGACGCCGGTGGCCAGCAGCATGCCCAGCGGCACGCCGATCTGCGGGGCGGAGCCGAACAGGCCGCGCTTGCCGCGGGGGGCGTGCTCCACGGAGAGCAGCGCCGCGCCGCCCCACTCGCCGCCGGCCGAGAAGCCCTGCAGCAGGCGGAAGACCACGAGGAGGATCGGGGCCCAGATGCCGATGGAGGCGTAGGTGGGCAGCAGGCCGATGAGCACGGTGGCCGCGCCCATGCCGATCAGGGTCAGGGACAGCACGAGCTTGCGGCCGAAGCGGTCGCCCATGTGGCCGGCCACGATCGCGCCCAGGGGGCGGACGAGGAACGAGATGCCCAGCGAGGCCCACGAGGCGATCTGCGCGCCCTGCTCGCCCATGGGGGCGAAGAACAGGGGCGCGAACACCAGGGCGGCGGCCTGGGCGTAGATGAAGAAGTCGTACCACTCGATGGTGGTGCCGACGAGGGTGCCGGCGAGGACCTTGCGCTCCTCGGCGCGGTCGCGCGTGCGGGCGGGATGCTCGGCGCCGTGCGCGGCTGTGGTGTGGCTCATGGGTGCTCCTGGGGTGCGGGTGGCGAGGGGAAGGGGACGTTCTGCTCGCCGGGGCGGTGCAGCGGGAGTGTCTGGAGTCCGGACCGACCGTTCGGTCGGTTCGTGCTCAGGATCACACTGTAGACGAGATCGTGGGCTCCGTCACACTTTCTCCAGGATGACGCGTTCGTGACGTTCCTCATGCACGATGCGTCTTCCGTGGGGTGGGTCGGCGGGGCCGCCAGCCGGCGCGACGACGGCGCCGCACCCTTCGCGCGAAGGGTGCGGCGCCGTCGCCGCGGTCTGCGCCGTGGCTCACTCTGCCGCGAGCGGCAGGGTCCGCTGCTCGGGAAGGGTGTTCCAGAAGCCGATGTCCGCCGTCTCGATGGATCCGTCCGCGATCGCCTTGGTGGTCGCCTCGAGGGTCACCACCGTCTGCTTGATGAGGTATCCGTTGGAACGCTGGCCGAGCACGTAGCTCTCGTACTCGTGGTCGGACATGCCGCGCATCTCGAACAGAAGCGTCGCGATCCCGTATTCGGCCGCGACGCCGTTCCGTGCGATGGTCTCCGCCGTGCCGCCCACGTATCGGCCCAGGTTGCCCCAGCCGTACTGCTCGACGGCGTCGTAGACGACCGAGCCGAGGCGCTGCGAGTCCTCGACCACGTCCGGTGCCACGTTCGGCGACGTGGGATACAGGATGGAGCCGGAGACCAGCTCGCCGTCAACAGCCGACCGCGTGCCCTGATGGTGCAGATCGATCATGTAGTCGATGTCGTACGCGCCGAGGACGTTCTCATGGAGGGCCCTGGTCTCCGGCTGGGTCTTCGCCACATGGTCTCGATTGAGGTCCACCTCGTTCGCGTTGTAGCGAGTGAGGTTCCGGTCGCCCGAGGCGATGTAGTCCTCCAGGGAGAAGTCCACGTCGCCCATGGCCCCGTCCGGATTGGCCATAGGCACGACGAGCACG
The sequence above is a segment of the Micrococcus endophyticus genome. Coding sequences within it:
- a CDS encoding MBL fold metallo-hydrolase; the protein is MPERAAGWENGPFEPVSACGRVLVARCEPEGVNVGLVVGRERALLVDVGTFPAQGAALRAAADDVAGRLTGVRVGVAVLTHDHYDHWFGLAGLPDLEAWAHAGLGEPAGSSADWLPRVGLAAAPRPSRRIDDGGRQVLDLGGLSAVVEHHGRAHTRTDLTVLVPEAGVLFAGDLVEESGPPQHGPESDLARWPGVLDAVLQRLETPAAPSSQNEPCGMAPTTGEIGAIPQGSFHGEVRVVPGHGAVVDAAFVRAQREALAAAPPG
- a CDS encoding SRPBCC family protein gives rise to the protein MPASARRPFRFTHRWAVPRPAAEVAALLADPLGYPTWWPSVSRARRIDGAGHDGAPRVAVLLRGLIPVRLVMARELDDRERGRLVARLDGDLRGTVRVTVHDDDGPAGGTGGCTVAWEQEVVLGAGRLRAAARLPGARAAMRLSHAWAMRSARRALGARALPAGR
- a CDS encoding 3-hydroxyacyl-CoA dehydrogenase family protein, encoding MTETPDTSRASVPAVVGVLGGGRMGGGIAHAFLTSGSSEVVVVERDPQSAEAAKERIESDLAASLERGKLDGDLDVWAERLTVSVDRADFARCDLVVEAVFEDMQVKIDALTDVESHLREDAWLATNTSSLSVDEIATHLRRPERFCGLHYFNPVPASKLVEVVIGAQTGDELKALTTEWVRGLGKTPVVVKDAPGFASSRLGVAIALEAIRMVEEGVASAEDIDAAMVLGYKFPVGPLALTDIVGLDVRLGIAEYLESQLGERFAPPQLMRDMVARGELGRKSGKGFFDYSKG
- a CDS encoding enoyl-CoA hydratase/isomerase family protein; the protein is MTDFSHFTALRVEEREDRVHARMDRPGVRNAIDQTMVDEFHELCAHLEREPKILIISGTQVESKREPGTFSGIFASGADIGQLRERRRDDALRGVNSQVFDRIHRLPMPVIAAIDGFALGGGAELAYAADFRIATPALKMGQPETGLGITAAAGAQWRLKELVGEPVALELLLAGRILDAQEALDLKLVTELHEPDALEEAAHALADRIAKQDPLAVRLSKRVFHLPREAHPHVDEIAQAILFESEAKFDRMQAFLDRKKK
- a CDS encoding thiolase family protein, with amino-acid sequence MSSTPSQALLVSGKRTPVGRYGGALSSVRPDDLAALTIKAVIEDAGIDPSVVDDVILGNANGAGEENRNVARMAWLLAGFPDTVPGITVNRLCASGMSAIGIATAMVRSGMADVVVAGGVESMSRAPWVMEKPTTAFAKPGAAFDTAIGWRFVNPRFADGEFGEKFTFSMPETAEEVGEVDGITREDADAFAARSHERALAAIEAGRFADEIVPVTVKGRKGAETVVDTDEGPRPGSTPEVLAGLRPIIKKDGVVTAGNSSSLNDGASAILVVSERAAQKYGLTPRARVVESTSAGLAPEIMGLGPVPATEKALERSGWSVADLGAVELNEAFATQSLGTIRRLGLDPEIVNADGGAIALGHPLGSSGSRLVVTLLGRMEREGADRGLATMCVGVGQGSAMLVEKV
- a CDS encoding aldehyde dehydrogenase family protein; protein product: MTENTVLTCAELLAAVSAPEGAGVEVRDPATGEVVGRAPQSTAEDLDAAVERAHAAQRDWAKLSHEERSAHLHRAADAIEANADALAELLSREQGKPVKNGPNAMFEVGGCVAWTRSAASFPMEPEVVADDESGRSEVHWVPLGVVGGIGPWNWPMMISVWQIAPALRMGNTIVLKPSEYTPLSVLALAHVMNTALPADVLQVLPGDGALGRAFTAHPRIDKITFTGSTATGKAIMKGAADDLKRLTLELGGNDAGIVLDDADPKAIAEGLFWGAFINTGQTCAALKRLYVPDALYDAVCEELVAVARRMPMGPGLEEENVLGPLQNRAQYEIVERLVQAAKDGGGRVLLGGDPDPERPGLFYPTTIVADLDNDNPLVAEEQFGPALPIVRYTDLEQAIEWANGLDVGLGASVWSADPQRAKEVAMRLEAGSVWINKHGTIDPRVPFGGVKHSGMGREFGVLGLKEMAEAKSISV
- a CDS encoding flavin reductase family protein; this encodes MSARTEFDPAALGDRETTLLVKSLLIPRPIAWMGTLSADGVPNLAPHSFFTVASSEPPIVLIGSTGRKDTLRNAEATGEFTVSLVTRALAEAANRTSAPFAPEVDEFAAASLTPEPSVVVAPPRVAASPAALECRLHEVHPVGDSFLLMGRVVHVSVDTDVLTTDARGRILPDPDALGPVSRLGRMEWGGLGEVFELERPSAD
- a CDS encoding DUF1206 domain-containing protein, with amino-acid sequence MGFVANGVLHLLIGLLALRVAAGDEQESTDTTGALQTLSGMPGGTALIWACLVGCAALALWNLGQAVWPADDGDRADRWKARGKAAGQAVVFAALAVVFGTYALGGTSDSAGSTSSLTARLMGHPADVVVLLLTGAGLVAMAGYYVVKGVTRRFRKDLRRASDPRVDRAVTALGTVGYPTKGLVLLTLGVLFLVSTATADPEDSTGLGGALQGLAAQPFGEAALGVLAVGLMLYGVYLMLRSRYEVM
- a CDS encoding MFS transporter; this encodes MSHTTAAHGAEHPARTRDRAEERKVLAGTLVGTTIEWYDFFIYAQAAALVFAPLFFAPMGEQGAQIASWASLGISFLVRPLGAIVAGHMGDRFGRKLVLSLTLIGMGAATVLIGLLPTYASIGIWAPILLVVFRLLQGFSAGGEWGGAALLSVEHAPRGKRGLFGSAPQIGVPLGMLLATGVLFAVRASMTNEQFLAWGWRIPFLISVILIFIGYIIRKAVEESPVFKEMQQLKKDESAPLGELFRNHTKEVVLAALIFAANNAVGYLVIAWFSKYGQKNLGMAPNDTLIAALVGGFGWFIFTLFGGWISDKIGRKTAFVAGYALIIAWAFPMFQMMNTASLPMFAAALFILSIGLGPSYGPQSAMYAEMFPARVRFSGVSIGYAIGAIIGGAFAPLIADLLLNDGGWVPVAWYMIIISAVSLIAVLFVPKGIQDRNLHDEGVVVAETGTREPVA
- a CDS encoding M14 family zinc carboxypeptidase, whose translation is MSAEHPHPAPSVRRRLTALALATGLALGGTAMATPAGAVGKGPNHNPRSTVNTSILTTHAELVAQLQKEDARQDAMELTVIGQSVKGRDIHLASWISDPENPTILFLTQQHGNEQLTTEGAMAFIKSLGTGKMRSVLDDVNVLVVPMANPDGAMGDVDFSLEDYIASGDRNLTRYNANEVDLNRDHVAKTQPETRALHENVLGAYDIDYMIDLHHQGTRSAVDGELVSGSILYPTSPNVAPDVVEDSQRLGSVVYDAVEQYGWGNLGRYVGGTAETIARNGVAAEYGIATLLFEMRGMSDHEYESYVLGQRSNGYLIKQTVVTLEATTKAIADGSIETADIGFWNTLPEQRTLPLAAE